The proteins below come from a single Lentimicrobiaceae bacterium genomic window:
- a CDS encoding phosphoadenylyl-sulfate reductase, with product MKELEKVQHLNQLLAGKSAEEVIKWFLQDFDGKVAFSTSLGAEDQIITQMIASIDTSAHIFTLDTGRLFPESYDLIDLTTKKYGINIRIMFPDATRVEEMVNSHGINLFYDSIENRKLCCHIRKIEPLKRAFQGLDAWICGLRREQSVTRKDMQMVEWDEGNKLIKINPLIDWTEEQIWAFIKQHHIPYNKLHDKGFPSIGCQPCTRAITAGEDVRAGRWWWENPETKECGLHKR from the coding sequence ATGAAAGAATTGGAAAAAGTGCAACATCTGAATCAATTATTGGCCGGAAAGTCAGCTGAAGAGGTCATCAAATGGTTTCTTCAGGATTTTGACGGAAAGGTTGCATTCTCGACCAGCCTTGGCGCTGAAGACCAGATCATTACCCAAATGATAGCGTCAATCGACACATCTGCTCACATTTTTACCCTGGATACCGGACGTTTGTTTCCTGAAAGCTATGATTTGATTGATCTTACAACCAAAAAATATGGCATAAATATCCGTATTATGTTTCCTGATGCAACCAGGGTGGAAGAAATGGTTAACTCACATGGAATCAACCTGTTTTATGATAGCATTGAAAACCGTAAACTTTGTTGCCATATCAGAAAAATCGAACCACTGAAGAGGGCTTTTCAGGGACTCGATGCCTGGATTTGCGGATTAAGGCGTGAACAGTCTGTCACCAGAAAAGACATGCAGATGGTTGAATGGGATGAAGGCAATAAACTTATCAAAATCAACCCACTGATTGACTGGACAGAAGAACAGATATGGGCATTTATTAAACAGCATCATATTCCTTACAATAAACTTCACGATAAAGGATTTCCCAGTATCGGGTGTCAGCCTTGCACACGTGCCATTACAGCTGGTGAAGATGTCAGAGCCGGCCGTTGGTGGTGGGAAAACCCCGAAACCAAAGAGTGCGGTCTTCATAAAAGATAA
- a CDS encoding ATP-dependent Clp protease ATP-binding subunit gives MEAKFSQRVKDVLTYSREESLRLGNDYIGVEHLLLGIIREGEGMAIQIMNLLNVDTNEVRKTIEGTIGTNIKRDKSAENLPLVKQAERALKLTYLEAKMFNSELIGTEHLLLAILKDDDNLVTSTLGKYGVDYDAVRDELKSIISNEENTAFESPRSELPGSSSEDEGDESRSFGAPRKAGDSKSKTPVLDNFGRDLTKAAEEGRLDPIVGREKELERIAQILSRRKKNNPILIGEPGVGKSAIAEGLALRIIARKVSRVLFNKRIFTLDLASLVAGTKYRGQFEERMKAVLNELEKNRDIILFIDEIHTIVGAGNASGSLDASNMFKPALARGEIQCIGATTLDEYRQYIEKDGALERRFQKILVDPTSIEETVEILNNIKEKYEDHHLVKYAPEAIKACVSLTNRYLTDRYLPDKAIDALDEAGARVHITNMQVPVEILELETRIEEVKKLKNKAIHSQKFEEAAKYRDSERKLMIELDAAKNRWEEDSKVHRVEVSEENVAEVVAMMTGVPVQRIAQNESDRLLNMEEDLSGSVIGQNEAIKKIVKAIRRNRAGLKDPNKPIGTFIFLGPTGVGKTHLAKVLAKYLFDSEDTLVRIDMSEYMEKFAVSRLVGAPPGYVGYEEGGQLTEKVRRKPYSIVLLDEIEKAHPDIFHILLQVLDDGILTDSLGRKVDFKNTIVIMTSNIGSRQLKDFGQGVGFSTSAKLSGSSSHAQGVIENALKRSFAPEFLNRIDDIVIFDSLEREDIHKIIDIELSSLVKRIAEMGYHLEVTTKAKDFIVEKGWDSQFGARPLKRAIQKYIEDALAEEIIKAKVHEGDLITIDYEDNEAELKIGISNNSKEAEIITEG, from the coding sequence ATGGAAGCTAAATTTTCGCAACGTGTTAAAGACGTTTTGACATACAGCCGGGAAGAGTCGTTAAGGCTTGGAAATGATTATATTGGCGTTGAACATCTTCTTCTGGGAATTATCCGGGAAGGTGAAGGAATGGCAATTCAGATAATGAATTTGCTCAATGTTGACACCAACGAAGTGCGAAAAACAATTGAAGGAACAATTGGCACAAATATAAAACGTGACAAATCGGCAGAAAACCTGCCATTGGTGAAGCAAGCTGAAAGAGCTTTGAAACTTACATACCTTGAAGCCAAGATGTTTAACAGCGAACTAATTGGAACTGAGCATCTTTTACTTGCCATTCTCAAGGATGATGACAATCTTGTTACCAGTACCCTGGGAAAATATGGTGTTGATTACGACGCTGTGCGCGATGAGCTCAAATCCATCATCAGCAATGAAGAAAACACTGCTTTTGAATCACCACGCAGTGAATTGCCCGGTAGTTCATCTGAAGATGAAGGAGATGAAAGCCGGTCGTTTGGAGCGCCCAGAAAAGCCGGAGATTCTAAATCAAAAACCCCGGTACTCGATAATTTTGGCCGTGATTTAACCAAAGCTGCTGAAGAAGGCCGACTCGATCCGATTGTAGGCCGGGAAAAAGAACTTGAACGGATAGCCCAGATTCTGAGCCGCAGAAAAAAGAATAATCCTATTCTCATAGGTGAACCAGGCGTTGGTAAATCAGCTATTGCCGAAGGACTTGCCTTAAGAATTATTGCCAGAAAAGTTTCAAGAGTGCTGTTTAACAAGCGGATTTTCACCCTCGATTTAGCCTCGCTGGTGGCAGGCACAAAATATCGCGGTCAGTTTGAAGAACGCATGAAAGCTGTGCTGAATGAACTTGAGAAGAACCGTGATATTATTCTGTTTATTGATGAAATTCATACGATTGTAGGAGCTGGTAATGCATCAGGGTCGCTTGATGCCAGCAATATGTTTAAACCAGCGCTTGCCAGAGGTGAAATACAATGTATTGGAGCAACCACGCTGGATGAATACAGACAGTATATTGAAAAAGACGGTGCATTGGAAAGACGGTTCCAAAAAATACTTGTTGACCCTACCTCCATTGAGGAAACTGTCGAAATATTGAACAATATAAAGGAAAAATACGAAGATCATCACCTGGTCAAATATGCTCCTGAAGCAATTAAGGCCTGCGTAAGTCTTACCAACAGATACCTTACCGATCGCTACCTGCCCGATAAAGCCATTGATGCGCTTGACGAAGCCGGTGCACGGGTACACATCACCAATATGCAGGTTCCTGTTGAGATCCTTGAACTTGAAACCAGAATTGAAGAAGTTAAAAAGCTTAAAAACAAAGCAATACACAGTCAAAAGTTTGAAGAAGCTGCAAAATACCGCGATTCCGAACGAAAGCTTATGATTGAGCTTGATGCCGCAAAGAACAGATGGGAAGAAGATTCAAAAGTTCATCGGGTGGAAGTAAGCGAAGAAAATGTGGCCGAGGTGGTAGCCATGATGACAGGTGTTCCTGTTCAGCGTATTGCCCAGAATGAAAGCGACAGATTGTTGAATATGGAAGAGGACTTATCTGGTTCTGTTATTGGTCAGAATGAAGCAATTAAAAAGATTGTAAAAGCCATCAGACGCAACAGAGCCGGACTGAAAGACCCGAACAAACCTATCGGAACATTTATCTTCCTTGGCCCGACAGGTGTAGGAAAAACACATCTTGCCAAAGTGTTGGCCAAATACCTTTTTGATTCTGAAGATACTCTTGTCAGAATTGACATGAGTGAATATATGGAGAAATTTGCTGTTTCAAGACTTGTTGGAGCGCCTCCGGGTTATGTTGGTTATGAAGAAGGTGGTCAGCTTACTGAAAAAGTCAGGCGCAAACCTTATTCTATCGTTTTGCTCGATGAAATTGAAAAAGCACACCCTGATATTTTCCATATATTGCTTCAGGTACTTGACGATGGTATACTCACCGACAGTCTTGGACGAAAGGTGGATTTCAAAAATACCATTGTCATTATGACATCCAACATCGGGTCAAGACAATTAAAAGATTTCGGACAAGGTGTTGGCTTTTCAACAAGTGCCAAGCTTTCGGGAAGTTCAAGTCATGCTCAAGGGGTGATTGAAAATGCCCTTAAACGTTCTTTTGCTCCTGAATTCTTAAACAGGATTGACGATATTGTTATTTTCGATTCTCTTGAACGGGAAGATATTCATAAGATTATTGATATTGAATTATCAAGCCTTGTGAAAAGAATTGCTGAAATGGGATATCACCTTGAAGTGACTACCAAAGCCAAAGATTTTATTGTTGAGAAAGGATGGGATTCACAATTTGGAGCCCGGCCGCTGAAAAGAGCTATTCAAAAATATATTGAAGATGCCCTCGCTGAAGAAATTATTAAAGCAAAGGTTCATGAAGGCGACCTTATAACAATTGATTATGAGGACAATGAGGCTGAATTGAAAATTGGCATCTCTAACAATTCAAAAGAGGCTGAAATCATTACTGAAGGGTAA
- a CDS encoding MBL fold metallo-hydrolase yields the protein MKLITIEADYWKMDGGVAFGVVPKSLWTKVYPEDSDNLIRITTRCLLIMTDGRNILVDTGMGNKRDSNYYKYKYRFGESGLIEPLKKAGLSPADITDIIFTHLHDDHVGGALGVNESGHIEEIFNNANYWCSEAQWEWSKNSNKREAAAFFTDNLEPLEKSGKLHLIKSEGEWLPGINLRIFNGHTRGQIVPLIECNGHIVVFAGDFIPAKAYIPLPYVPSVDIEPLLTLKEKEAFLKEAQQNGYILLFEHDFYHEACRLVISEKGIIAGDDLTIDQICK from the coding sequence ATGAAATTAATTACCATTGAAGCTGATTACTGGAAAATGGATGGCGGTGTCGCTTTTGGCGTGGTTCCAAAATCGCTCTGGACAAAGGTCTATCCCGAAGACAGTGATAATCTTATCAGGATAACAACCAGATGCCTTCTGATTATGACTGACGGGCGTAATATATTGGTTGACACCGGAATGGGCAATAAGCGCGATTCAAATTACTATAAGTATAAATACCGTTTTGGGGAGTCGGGTTTGATTGAGCCATTGAAAAAAGCTGGCCTCTCCCCTGCCGATATTACCGACATTATTTTTACGCATCTTCATGACGATCATGTTGGAGGCGCCTTGGGTGTAAATGAATCAGGCCATATTGAAGAGATTTTCAACAATGCAAATTACTGGTGTTCAGAAGCACAGTGGGAATGGTCAAAAAATTCGAACAAACGTGAAGCCGCTGCATTTTTTACTGACAACCTTGAACCTCTCGAAAAATCAGGCAAACTGCACCTGATAAAAAGTGAAGGCGAATGGTTGCCAGGAATCAATCTGAGAATATTTAACGGCCATACACGAGGCCAGATTGTACCTTTAATTGAGTGCAACGGACATATAGTTGTGTTTGCTGGCGATTTCATTCCCGCAAAGGCTTACATTCCCCTGCCCTATGTGCCATCAGTTGATATTGAACCTTTGTTAACGCTCAAAGAAAAGGAGGCGTTTCTGAAAGAAGCTCAACAAAATGGCTATATTCTGCTTTTTGAACATGATTTTTATCATGAAGCTTGTCGTCTAGTAATTTCTGAGAAGGGAATTATTGCAGGCGACGATTTAACTATTGACCAAATTTGTAAATAA
- a CDS encoding carboxymuconolactone decarboxylase family protein — translation MKNNDSLPKNYEKNKASFPAYFDALEKLGETIRETSPLPDNTMCLINLAAAAAIQSEGAVHSHTRRALEAGVTPEEIRHTILLLTSTIGFPRTMAAMSWVNDLIPEKKIKKLKEEKIEEPSPEKSKKVKVKKEKKK, via the coding sequence ATGAAAAACAACGACTCTTTGCCTAAAAATTATGAAAAAAACAAGGCATCTTTTCCTGCATATTTTGATGCACTTGAAAAGCTTGGAGAAACAATTCGTGAAACAAGTCCCTTGCCCGACAATACCATGTGCCTGATAAACCTGGCGGCTGCAGCAGCAATTCAGTCAGAAGGTGCCGTTCACAGCCACACCCGAAGAGCGCTAGAAGCCGGAGTTACTCCCGAAGAAATCAGGCATACAATACTTCTGCTCACCAGCACCATTGGTTTCCCAAGAACTATGGCTGCCATGAGCTGGGTAAATGATTTGATTCCTGAAAAGAAGATAAAAAAATTAAAAGAAGAAAAAATTGAAGAACCCTCTCCTGAAAAAAGCAAAAAAGTAAAAGTTAAAAAAGAAAAGAAGAAATAA
- a CDS encoding response regulator, with the protein MIQHKNFKVLIAEDNFYDLELAVQELKRAGLIFESKCVDNRPDFIEALDTFKPDIIISDYSMPDFDGISALKIVQESHIDIPFIVITGSLNEEIAVNCIKAGANDYVIKEQLKRLPYSVTEALENLSIRKQKRLTEAALRQSEERFRNLLENVSNIAVQGYAPDGTVKYWNKASETLYGYTKQEAIGKSLYDLIIPSEMIEEVKTNVKLMYDSGITSTSEKLVLKTKDGSAVSVYSNHAIINSAEYGKDLYCIDIDLSQITKAENALIESENKYRKLVENSITGIYKSTIEGNFIFANVALANLLEYNSTQELLSVPVYEIFAHAYKREEFLQVVVEQKSVTNFETILLTSRGVKKNVIINALFDNNEITGMIMDITERKLVEEELKLAKEKAEESDRLKSAFLANLSHEVRTPMNGIIGFAELLLEPEIDDETKKEYVDTIFSNSNQLLKIITDIIEISKIETEQLSVNYHEFSINNLLNDICTQYSNIAQQKSIEFIISNELESQIKVISDEAKIRQSISHLIDNALKFTEYGSVRVSCNVMDSGLHFQVEDTGIGVKPGFEDLIFEPFRQVEDSFSRKYGGNGLGLAISKAYVEVMGGTISLISSSHSGSTFGFSIPLRSRPEPDLQNRLNGLDSIPDYSEYIFLVAEDELTNFAYLEKLLLLSRVRILHAKTGSQALELYQKYPAIHLILMDIKMPEMDGLEATRMIKSLNPQLPVIATTAYAMTGDKELCLAAGCDGYISKPIRKADLYKEIGKFIAQN; encoded by the coding sequence ATGATACAACATAAGAATTTTAAAGTTCTGATTGCAGAAGATAATTTCTACGATTTGGAACTGGCTGTGCAAGAACTTAAACGCGCAGGGTTAATATTTGAAAGTAAATGTGTTGATAACAGACCCGATTTTATTGAAGCATTGGACACTTTCAAGCCCGACATTATTATTTCTGACTACAGCATGCCGGATTTTGATGGCATTTCTGCCTTAAAGATTGTACAAGAGAGCCATATTGATATACCCTTTATTGTAATTACAGGCTCATTAAATGAAGAAATAGCCGTAAACTGTATAAAAGCAGGTGCGAATGATTATGTTATAAAAGAGCAATTGAAACGCCTGCCCTATTCTGTTACTGAAGCTTTGGAAAATTTAAGCATCAGAAAACAGAAACGATTGACTGAAGCCGCTCTCCGGCAAAGTGAAGAACGGTTCAGAAATCTGCTTGAAAATGTTTCGAACATTGCTGTACAGGGATATGCTCCTGACGGGACAGTTAAATACTGGAATAAAGCATCAGAGACACTTTACGGCTACACAAAGCAGGAAGCCATCGGTAAATCGCTTTACGACCTGATTATACCTTCGGAAATGATCGAAGAAGTAAAGACCAATGTAAAACTCATGTATGATTCGGGAATTACATCTACCTCCGAAAAACTCGTACTTAAAACAAAAGATGGTTCTGCTGTTTCTGTTTACTCCAATCATGCCATTATAAACTCGGCGGAATACGGCAAAGATTTATACTGTATTGACATAGACTTATCGCAAATTACGAAAGCTGAAAATGCACTGATTGAATCAGAAAACAAATACCGTAAACTTGTAGAAAACTCTATTACAGGAATCTACAAATCGACCATCGAAGGAAATTTCATTTTTGCCAATGTTGCCCTGGCCAATCTTCTAGAGTACAACTCAACACAGGAACTGCTTTCCGTTCCGGTTTACGAAATATTTGCCCATGCCTATAAACGTGAAGAGTTTCTGCAAGTAGTTGTTGAACAAAAATCTGTTACAAATTTCGAAACCATCTTATTGACTTCCCGCGGCGTTAAAAAGAATGTCATTATCAATGCCCTGTTTGACAACAATGAAATAACAGGAATGATTATGGATATAACAGAACGGAAATTGGTGGAAGAAGAGCTTAAACTGGCTAAAGAAAAAGCAGAAGAAAGTGACAGGCTTAAGTCAGCGTTTCTTGCCAATTTAAGTCATGAAGTCAGAACTCCCATGAATGGCATTATCGGGTTTGCAGAGCTTTTACTTGAACCTGAAATTGATGATGAAACGAAAAAAGAGTACGTTGACACCATTTTTTCAAATTCAAATCAATTGCTCAAAATTATTACTGATATCATCGAAATTTCTAAAATTGAAACTGAACAGCTTTCGGTTAATTACCACGAATTTTCAATCAACAATTTGCTGAATGACATTTGCACTCAATATAGTAACATCGCACAGCAAAAGTCAATTGAGTTTATCATTTCCAATGAACTGGAGTCGCAGATTAAAGTGATTTCGGATGAAGCTAAAATCAGACAATCAATTTCGCATTTGATTGACAATGCCCTTAAGTTTACTGAATATGGCAGCGTAAGGGTTAGCTGCAATGTAATGGATTCAGGTTTACATTTTCAGGTTGAAGACACCGGAATAGGTGTAAAACCCGGATTTGAGGATCTTATTTTTGAACCTTTCCGACAGGTTGAAGATTCATTTTCAAGAAAATATGGTGGTAATGGGCTGGGGTTGGCCATTTCCAAAGCTTATGTAGAGGTAATGGGAGGTACAATCTCACTTATTTCGAGCAGCCATTCAGGCTCAACTTTTGGCTTTAGCATACCACTCAGGTCAAGACCTGAACCGGATTTACAAAATAGATTAAATGGATTGGATTCAATTCCGGACTATTCTGAATACATTTTCCTGGTTGCAGAAGACGAATTGACCAATTTCGCCTATCTTGAAAAATTACTGCTGTTATCACGTGTGAGAATCCTGCATGCAAAAACCGGCAGTCAGGCATTGGAGTTATACCAAAAATATCCGGCTATTCATTTAATACTGATGGATATTAAAATGCCTGAAATGGATGGACTTGAAGCTACCAGGATGATTAAATCATTAAATCCTCAATTACCTGTAATTGCCACTACAGCCTACGCAATGACGGGCGATAAGGAGTTATGTCTGGCAGCCGGATGCGATGGTTATATTTCAAAACCTATCAGAAAAGCAGATCTTTACAAGGAAATTGGAAAATTTATTGCCCAAAATTAA
- a CDS encoding peptidoglycan synthetase has protein sequence MNVHFIAIGGSAMHNLAIALHRKGYMVTGSDDEIFEPAKSRLFNSGILPEKVGWNAENIHAGLDAIILGMHARADNPELIKAQELGLKIYSYPEFLYEQARDKKRIVIGGSHGKTTITAMILHVLNKAGIDADYMVGAQLEGFDVMVKLSENADIMVFEGDEYLTSALDRRPKFHVYQPHIALISGIAWDHVNVFPTFDNYVEQFSIFANLVPEKGRLIYCAEDAQVVKVAEAVKHHIQKYPYFRPEYSIIDGITYVKCDNESIPLKIFGYHNMLNLEGARLVCEALGIGKSAFYNMISSFTGASKRLELVAKNQSGAIYKDFAHSPSKLKATVNAVKEQFPNRKLIAVMELHTYSSLNINFLDEYKNSMDLADTAIVFYSRHALELKRLPFFSTEDVARAFKRDDILVFNEKDQLYNALVSMAWKDANLLLMSSGNFDGINLKELSEVLLTEA, from the coding sequence ATGAACGTACATTTTATCGCTATTGGCGGAAGCGCCATGCACAATCTGGCAATTGCACTGCATCGTAAAGGTTATATGGTTACCGGTTCTGATGATGAAATTTTTGAACCCGCCAAATCAAGGCTCTTCAACTCAGGTATCTTACCTGAAAAAGTAGGCTGGAATGCTGAAAATATTCACGCCGGGCTTGATGCTATCATCCTGGGAATGCATGCCAGAGCTGATAATCCTGAACTAATAAAGGCGCAGGAACTGGGATTGAAGATTTATTCATATCCTGAATTTCTTTATGAACAGGCCAGGGATAAAAAGCGCATTGTGATTGGTGGTAGTCATGGGAAGACAACCATAACCGCAATGATTCTACATGTTTTAAACAAAGCAGGTATAGATGCTGATTATATGGTTGGCGCTCAGCTTGAAGGTTTTGATGTTATGGTTAAATTATCGGAAAATGCTGATATTATGGTGTTTGAAGGTGATGAATATCTGACTTCAGCTCTTGACAGGCGCCCTAAATTTCATGTTTATCAGCCACATATTGCTTTAATCAGTGGAATTGCCTGGGATCATGTGAATGTTTTCCCCACATTCGATAATTATGTTGAACAGTTCAGCATTTTTGCCAACCTCGTTCCCGAAAAGGGGCGTTTAATATACTGCGCCGAAGATGCACAGGTGGTTAAAGTAGCTGAAGCCGTTAAGCATCATATTCAAAAATATCCTTACTTCAGGCCCGAATATTCCATAATTGATGGGATTACTTATGTTAAATGTGACAACGAGTCAATTCCTTTGAAAATATTTGGCTATCATAATATGCTGAATCTCGAGGGGGCAAGGTTGGTTTGTGAAGCGCTGGGAATTGGTAAATCAGCTTTCTATAACATGATAAGCTCGTTTACTGGAGCTTCCAAACGGCTTGAACTGGTAGCAAAAAATCAATCTGGTGCCATTTACAAGGATTTTGCCCATAGTCCTTCAAAACTAAAGGCCACGGTTAACGCGGTAAAGGAACAATTTCCTAATCGGAAATTGATTGCAGTTATGGAGTTGCATACTTACAGCAGCTTGAATATCAATTTCCTGGATGAGTATAAAAATAGTATGGATCTGGCTGATACAGCAATTGTATTTTACAGCCGTCATGCCCTGGAATTAAAACGTCTTCCGTTTTTTTCAACTGAAGATGTAGCCAGGGCTTTTAAAAGGGATGATATATTGGTGTTTAACGAAAAAGACCAACTTTATAATGCACTCGTTTCCATGGCATGGAAAGATGCCAATCTCTTATTGATGAGTTCCGGAAATTTTGACGGAATAAACCTGAAAGAGTTATCAGAAGTTTTGCTGACTGAAGCCTGA
- the gyrA gene encoding DNA gyrase subunit A: MENQADGEKIVKVNIENQMKSAYIDYSMSVIVSRALPDVRDGLKPVHRRVLYGMLDLGVFSNRPYKKSARIVGEVLGKYHPHGDTSVYDAMVRMAQEWSLRYPLVDGQGNFGSIDGDSPAAMRYTEARLRKIAEEMLADINKNTVDFQLNFDDSLEEPTVLPAQLPNLLINGASGIAVGMATNMPPHNLSEVIDGIIAYIDNKDITIPELMKFIKAPDFPTGGIIYGYEGVKDAYETGRGRIVMRAETKIETDAHGRESIIVNAIPYQVNKAEMIKKTADLINDKKIEGISDIRDESDRSGMRIVYELKRDAITNVVLNKLYQLTQLQTSFSVNNICLVKGRPMLLNLKQLIHYFVEHRHEVVIRRTQYDLNEAEKRAHILQGLLIALDHLDEVIALIRASKTPEEARNGLIERFNLSEIQARAVLDMRLQRLTGLERDKIHEEYNELLKMIDYYHDVLANEDLRMEIIKKELAAIKQNYGDEARTEIVYAASDFKIEDTIADENVVITISHMGYIKRTPLSEYRKQNRGGRGAKGSDIRDEDFLEHLFVASMHNYMLFFTEKGKVFWLRVFEISEGSKTSKGRAIQNMINIEPDDKIRAYINLKSIKDEEYINNNFIILCTRKGVIKKTSLEAYSRPRQNGINAITIREDDTLLEARMTNGSSEVVMALKSGRAIRFNENTVRPMGRNASGVRGITLSGDNDEVVGMICMENNNFDILVVSENGYGKRSKLDDYRVTNRGGKGVKTLNITEKTGQLISIDSVTDSDDLMIINRSGLIIRLGVSELRVMGRATQGVRLINLRDNDSIAAVTKVEADETNDMDDSDDSISVEIPETAYDTFPVEEDSDGASPDTEADETDEEIGPEIDTE; this comes from the coding sequence ATGGAAAATCAAGCCGATGGCGAAAAAATTGTAAAAGTAAATATTGAAAACCAGATGAAATCGGCCTATATCGACTATTCAATGTCGGTAATTGTGTCGAGGGCTTTACCTGATGTGCGCGATGGTCTTAAACCTGTTCATCGCCGTGTTTTGTACGGAATGCTTGATCTGGGTGTATTTTCTAACAGACCATACAAGAAAAGCGCCAGAATAGTAGGGGAGGTGCTGGGTAAATACCATCCACATGGCGATACATCTGTATATGATGCCATGGTCAGAATGGCTCAGGAGTGGTCTCTCAGATATCCTTTGGTTGACGGACAGGGTAACTTTGGCTCAATTGATGGTGACAGCCCCGCTGCTATGCGTTATACGGAGGCGCGTCTGAGAAAGATTGCCGAAGAAATGCTTGCCGACATTAATAAAAATACAGTTGATTTTCAGTTGAATTTCGATGATTCGCTCGAAGAACCTACTGTTTTGCCGGCCCAACTTCCCAATCTTCTTATCAACGGAGCTTCAGGTATTGCGGTTGGTATGGCTACCAATATGCCACCTCACAATTTAAGTGAAGTCATCGATGGTATCATCGCATATATCGATAACAAAGATATTACCATACCGGAGCTGATGAAGTTTATTAAAGCTCCCGATTTTCCTACCGGTGGCATTATTTATGGCTACGAAGGCGTTAAGGATGCGTATGAAACCGGAAGGGGCAGAATTGTCATGCGTGCTGAAACTAAAATTGAAACTGATGCACACGGACGGGAAAGCATTATTGTGAATGCCATCCCTTATCAGGTAAATAAGGCCGAAATGATTAAAAAAACGGCCGACCTGATAAACGACAAAAAAATTGAAGGCATTTCAGATATCCGCGATGAATCTGACCGCAGTGGTATGCGCATCGTGTATGAACTTAAGCGTGATGCCATTACAAATGTAGTGCTCAATAAACTTTATCAGCTTACTCAGCTGCAAACTTCATTCAGCGTAAATAACATCTGTCTTGTTAAAGGCCGGCCAATGCTGCTTAACCTCAAACAGCTGATTCATTATTTCGTGGAACACCGGCATGAAGTTGTAATCAGGCGAACCCAATATGATTTGAATGAAGCTGAGAAAAGAGCGCATATTTTGCAAGGTTTGCTGATTGCACTTGATCACCTCGATGAAGTTATTGCCCTTATCAGAGCCTCAAAAACTCCTGAAGAAGCCCGTAATGGCTTGATTGAGAGATTTAATCTTTCTGAAATTCAGGCAAGAGCCGTTCTCGATATGAGATTGCAGCGTTTAACAGGGCTGGAGCGTGATAAAATTCATGAAGAATACAACGAACTTCTGAAAATGATTGATTATTACCATGATGTTTTGGCCAACGAAGACCTGAGGATGGAAATCATCAAAAAGGAACTTGCTGCCATCAAACAAAATTATGGTGATGAAGCCAGAACTGAAATCGTTTATGCTGCCAGCGATTTTAAAATTGAAGATACTATCGCTGATGAAAATGTAGTCATTACAATTTCACACATGGGCTATATTAAACGGACACCTTTGTCGGAATACCGGAAACAGAACAGGGGAGGACGTGGCGCCAAAGGCTCCGATATCAGGGACGAAGATTTCCTTGAACACCTGTTTGTAGCCTCCATGCATAATTACATGTTATTCTTTACCGAAAAAGGGAAGGTCTTCTGGCTGAGGGTTTTCGAAATTTCGGAAGGCTCAAAAACTTCAAAAGGCCGGGCTATTCAAAACATGATTAATATAGAACCGGACGATAAAATCCGCGCTTATATTAATTTGAAAAGTATCAAGGATGAAGAGTATATCAATAACAACTTTATAATCCTCTGTACCAGAAAGGGTGTAATCAAGAAAACTTCACTGGAAGCTTATTCACGACCAAGACAAAACGGTATCAATGCCATTACTATACGTGAAGATGATACACTGCTCGAAGCCAGAATGACCAATGGTTCAAGCGAAGTGGTAATGGCGCTGAAATCCGGACGCGCCATCAGATTTAATGAAAATACCGTCAGACCGATGGGCCGGAATGCAAGCGGAGTCAGAGGCATTACACTATCAGGCGATAATGATGAAGTTGTTGGAATGATTTGTATGGAAAACAACAATTTCGATATTCTGGTAGTTTCTGAAAATGGCTACGGAAAACGCTCAAAACTCGATGATTACCGGGTAACCAACAGAGGTGGAAAAGGGGTGAAAACCTTGAATATCACCGAAAAAACAGGACAGCTTATTTCTATTGATTCTGTAACGGATTCAGATGACCTTATGATTATCAACCGGTCAGGATTAATTATCAGGCTGGGCGTTTCAGAATTGAGAGTTATGGGACGTGCTACTCAGGGTGTTAGACTTATCAACCTCAGAGATAATGATTCAATTGCAGCTGTAACGAAAGTTGAAGCTGACGAAACAAATGATATGGACGATTCAGATGATTCAATTTCAGTTGAAATCCCTGAAACCGCATATGACACTTTCCCGGTTGAAGAAGATTCAGATGGCGCATCGCCTGATACAGAGGCCGATGAAACTGATGAAGAGATTGGCCCGGAAATTGATACTGAGTAA